The following coding sequences are from one Pasteurellaceae bacterium RH1A window:
- a CDS encoding cysteine desulfurase, translating into MINSQFRSHFPFFQAQPDWAYLDSAATTLKPQILLEATSLFYASAGSVHRSQYDLPQTQAYEEARALVAKRFNVEAKEAVIWTSGTTQALNTVAYGLEHSLGADDEIIITVAEHHANFIPWQQLAQRTGAKLVVLPLNEHYQLEASTLQAALSAKTKIVAFNLVSNVTGIRQPAEKLIPIIRQHSPAKIVLDLAQAVCTEQVDVQALGADFYAFSAHKIYGPTGVGVLMGNLQSLQALGPLVFGGKMLEDVTESQLTLADLPYRLEAGTPNIAGIIGFGAVLKWLEGWDLSALNQGLYQLVETTYKRLKTYPNLQILGSGGSTMSFTIEGQHPADIASILAEQGVAIRQGQHCAQPYLRYLAQSGTLRLSLAHYNSPADVEQFFKALDLALDLLA; encoded by the coding sequence ATGATAAATAGCCAATTTCGCAGCCACTTTCCCTTTTTCCAAGCCCAGCCGGATTGGGCTTATTTGGACTCGGCTGCCACCACCCTCAAGCCTCAAATCCTGCTAGAGGCCACCAGCCTCTTTTATGCCTCGGCCGGCTCTGTCCACCGCAGCCAGTACGATCTGCCCCAAACTCAGGCCTATGAAGAAGCCCGGGCCCTGGTGGCCAAGCGTTTTAATGTGGAGGCCAAGGAGGCGGTGATCTGGACCAGCGGCACCACCCAGGCCCTCAACACCGTGGCCTATGGGCTGGAGCATAGCCTAGGAGCGGATGATGAAATTATCATCACCGTGGCCGAACACCACGCTAACTTTATCCCTTGGCAGCAGTTGGCCCAGCGGACAGGCGCCAAGCTTGTAGTACTTCCCTTAAATGAGCATTACCAACTGGAAGCCTCTACCCTGCAAGCAGCCCTCTCAGCCAAAACCAAGATTGTGGCCTTTAATCTGGTGTCTAACGTAACCGGCATTCGCCAGCCTGCCGAAAAACTTATTCCCATCATTCGCCAGCATTCTCCAGCCAAGATCGTGCTGGATCTGGCCCAGGCCGTCTGCACCGAGCAGGTGGATGTCCAGGCCCTAGGTGCCGACTTCTACGCCTTTTCTGCCCATAAGATCTACGGCCCAACGGGCGTGGGCGTGCTCATGGGCAACTTGCAAAGTTTACAGGCCTTAGGCCCGCTTGTTTTTGGCGGGAAGATGTTGGAAGATGTTACAGAAAGCCAACTCACCCTAGCAGACCTGCCCTATCGTTTGGAAGCCGGAACCCCCAATATCGCCGGCATTATCGGCTTTGGGGCGGTGCTCAAGTGGCTGGAGGGCTGGGATCTGTCTGCTCTTAATCAAGGCTTGTACCAATTGGTGGAGACTACCTACAAGCGGTTAAAAACCTACCCAAACCTGCAAATTCTAGGCTCAGGCGGTTCAACCATGAGTTTTACGATTGAAGGCCAGCACCCGGCCGACATTGCCAGTATCCTGGCCGAGCAGGGGGTAGCCATTCGCCAAGGCCAACATTGTGCCCAACCTTATTTGCGTTATTTGGCCCAAAGCGGTACATTACGCCTATCATTGGCCCACTACAACAGCCCGGCCGATGTGGAACAATTTTTCAAGGCCCTCGATCTGGCCCTCGATCTACTGGCATAA
- a CDS encoding peptidoglycan-binding protein LysM: protein MGLFDFVGDIGRKLFSKEEDASKAVTEHLNQDNPGVENVQVTVENGVANISGTATDASALEKAILMAGNIAGISEVKVDNVAVANGEQVAGDDEFYVIQKGDTLWEIATKAYGNGAKYKAIVEANKEVIKDENKIFPGQKIRIPKGL, encoded by the coding sequence ATGGGTCTATTTGATTTTGTTGGCGACATCGGTCGCAAATTATTTAGCAAAGAAGAAGATGCGTCAAAAGCCGTCACTGAACACTTAAACCAAGACAACCCTGGTGTGGAAAATGTGCAAGTAACCGTGGAAAACGGTGTGGCCAATATTTCAGGCACGGCGACAGATGCCAGCGCACTTGAAAAGGCCATCTTAATGGCTGGCAACATTGCAGGCATTAGCGAAGTGAAGGTGGATAATGTGGCTGTTGCCAATGGCGAACAAGTTGCAGGCGATGATGAGTTCTATGTGATTCAAAAGGGCGACACGCTTTGGGAAATCGCCACCAAGGCCTACGGCAATGGCGCCAAATACAAGGCCATTGTAGAAGCCAACAAGGAAGTGATCAAGGACGAGAACAAGATCTTCCCTGGTCAAAAAATTCGTATTCCGAAAGGTTTATAA
- a CDS encoding nuclease: protein MKGLFILLQFFLLLTPLTWAAQRQIQCKVVGISDGDTLTCLHNRNQLKVRLQYIDAPESAQPFGNRAKQALASYAFKKEVRLLVSGYDKYQRLLAVVFDERNQNLNLKLVEDGLAWAYRQTKPLYKQAEDQARQRGLGLWRDPNPINPADWRKIYQDKRSHSGPNLQNQSSNPPLVGRVDCSVKLSCGKIERMGGDYALAKRYFDQCGWAEMDGNRDGIPCNSLYRKAQRR from the coding sequence ATGAAAGGCCTATTTATCCTCTTACAATTTTTCCTCCTCCTCACCCCGCTTACCTGGGCTGCCCAACGCCAAATCCAATGCAAGGTAGTGGGCATTAGCGATGGGGATACCCTGACCTGCCTCCACAACCGCAATCAGCTCAAGGTGCGGCTCCAGTATATTGATGCCCCGGAATCTGCCCAGCCCTTTGGTAATCGGGCCAAGCAGGCCCTGGCCTCCTATGCCTTTAAGAAGGAGGTTCGCTTGCTGGTTTCGGGCTATGATAAGTACCAACGCCTGTTGGCTGTGGTTTTTGACGAACGTAACCAGAATCTCAATTTAAAACTGGTAGAAGACGGTCTGGCCTGGGCCTATCGGCAAACCAAGCCCCTCTATAAGCAGGCAGAAGATCAGGCGAGGCAAAGAGGCTTGGGCTTATGGCGAGATCCTAATCCCATCAACCCTGCGGATTGGCGAAAAATATACCAAGACAAGCGGTCACATTCTGGCCCAAATTTGCAAAATCAATCTTCAAATCCCCCGCTTGTAGGCAGGGTGGACTGTTCAGTTAAGCTCTCTTGTGGCAAAATTGAACGCATGGGTGGGGACTATGCCCTGGCCAAACGTTACTTTGATCAATGCGGCTGGGCCGAAATGGACGGCAACCGTGATGGTATTCCCTGCAACTCCCTCTATCGCAAGGCACAAAGAAGATGA
- a CDS encoding cytosol nonspecific dipeptidase (catalyzes the hydrolysis of Xaa-His dipeptides) → MSEISTLSPQLLWQWFDKICAIPHPSYHEEEIAHFIVDWAKSKNLWVERDSTGNILIRKPATPGMEKCQKVALQAHLDMVPQANEGTQHDFTKDPIQPYIDGDWVKARGTTLGADNGIGLASCLAVLDADDLAHPDLEVLLTMTEEAGMEGALGLQANWLQSDIMINTDTEDNGEIYIGCAGGEDGNLELPIVYEANRFDQALQVRLKGLNGGHSGCDIHTTRANAIKLLARVLAEVKNQVEVQIADIRGGSVRNAIPREAVVTLAFSAKNREKLTACLSEMEAELKAELALAEPNLHLVLEDAASPEQVFDKITSDKTIQLLNVLPNGVIRNSDVVKDVVETSLSAGILEIRNNRVRVNILLRSLIESGKADVRSRLTSLAELVGAEAVFSGSYPGWEPDRHSKITPLTKQIYDQILGYEAQIKVIHAGLECGLIKKVYPNMDLVSIGPTIRNAHSPDEKVHIPAVAIYWELLTQILAQVPAQA, encoded by the coding sequence ATGTCTGAAATTTCTACCCTTTCCCCCCAACTTCTCTGGCAATGGTTCGACAAGATCTGTGCCATCCCTCACCCTTCTTATCACGAGGAAGAAATCGCCCACTTTATTGTCGATTGGGCCAAGTCTAAAAACCTTTGGGTTGAACGTGACAGCACGGGTAATATCCTGATTCGCAAGCCTGCTACACCAGGCATGGAAAAGTGCCAAAAAGTCGCCCTCCAAGCCCACTTGGATATGGTTCCTCAAGCCAACGAAGGTACACAACACGACTTCACCAAAGACCCCATTCAACCCTACATTGACGGCGACTGGGTCAAGGCCAGAGGCACAACCCTGGGGGCTGACAACGGTATTGGCCTAGCCTCCTGCTTGGCCGTGTTGGATGCGGATGATTTGGCCCACCCTGATTTAGAAGTCCTCCTGACCATGACCGAAGAAGCCGGCATGGAAGGGGCCTTGGGGCTTCAGGCCAACTGGTTGCAGTCTGACATCATGATCAACACTGACACCGAAGACAATGGTGAGATCTACATCGGCTGTGCCGGTGGGGAAGATGGCAATCTTGAATTGCCGATTGTGTATGAAGCCAATCGCTTTGACCAGGCCCTACAAGTCCGCCTCAAGGGCCTCAATGGCGGGCATTCGGGCTGCGACATCCACACCACCCGGGCCAATGCCATCAAATTATTGGCTCGGGTCTTGGCTGAGGTGAAGAACCAAGTTGAGGTACAGATTGCTGACATCCGTGGTGGTTCTGTCCGCAATGCCATCCCACGGGAAGCGGTGGTTACCTTGGCTTTTTCTGCAAAAAATCGGGAAAAATTGACCGCTTGCTTGAGTGAGATGGAAGCCGAACTTAAAGCTGAGCTGGCCCTGGCCGAGCCAAATTTACACCTTGTATTGGAAGATGCGGCCAGCCCTGAGCAGGTCTTTGACAAAATCACCAGCGATAAGACCATCCAGCTTCTCAACGTCTTACCTAATGGTGTGATTCGCAACAGTGATGTGGTCAAAGATGTGGTGGAAACCTCTCTCAGTGCCGGGATTTTAGAGATTCGCAACAACCGTGTGCGGGTTAATATCCTCCTCCGCTCCCTGATTGAAAGCGGCAAGGCCGATGTCCGCAGCCGTTTAACTTCATTGGCGGAATTGGTGGGGGCAGAAGCTGTCTTCTCTGGTTCCTACCCAGGCTGGGAGCCAGATCGCCACTCCAAGATTACCCCGCTGACCAAGCAGATCTACGATCAGATCTTGGGCTATGAAGCTCAAATTAAGGTTATCCATGCAGGCCTAGAATGTGGTTTGATCAAGAAGGTCTATCCAAATATGGACTTGGTCTCCATCGGCCCAACCATCCGCAATGCCCACTCACCAGATGAGAAGGTGCATATCCCGGCGGTGGCCATTTATTGGGAACTCTTGACCCAGATTTTGGCTCAAGTGCCAGCTCAAGCCTAA
- a CDS encoding restriction endonuclease subunit M: protein MSLNNIVKRLQDVMRNDAGINGDAQRIEQIVWILFLKIYDAKEQEWEINDDNYRSIIPNLLRWNSWAKDNKDGKAMTGDELLSFVNNDLFPTLKNLPISADTPMNKRIIRAAFEDNNNYMKNGVLLRQVINIIDEINFEQYQERHAFGDIYENILKSLQSAGNAGEFYTPRAVTDFMVKMIQPKLGERIADFACGTGGFLTSALKELEQQVSSVSDRTLFNNSVYGIEKKALPHLLCITNLLLHDIDNPNVHHDNALEKSVKDYTEKDKFDVILMNPPYGGSEIEQIKTNFPAHLRSSETADLFMSVIMYRLKQNGRVAIVLPDGFLFGTDNAKVAIKKKLMSEMNLHTVVRLPHSVFAPYTSITTNILFFDKTQPTKETWFYRLDMPQGYKNFSKTKPMKLEHFQEVMDWWHNRQAIEIDGFDKARAFTYQEIADRQFNIDLCGFPHEEEEILPPDELISAYQQKRSALNADIDRILEEITGILGIKL, encoded by the coding sequence ATGAGCTTAAATAATATTGTTAAACGCCTACAAGATGTGATGCGAAATGATGCAGGGATCAACGGCGATGCCCAGCGGATTGAACAGATCGTTTGGATCTTATTTTTGAAAATTTATGATGCCAAGGAACAGGAATGGGAGATCAATGACGATAATTACCGCTCGATCATTCCTAACTTGCTGCGTTGGAATAGCTGGGCTAAAGATAATAAAGACGGCAAGGCAATGACAGGCGATGAGCTACTTTCTTTCGTCAATAATGATCTCTTTCCAACCCTGAAAAATCTACCTATCTCTGCCGACACGCCGATGAACAAGCGAATTATTCGGGCTGCCTTTGAAGACAATAATAACTATATGAAAAATGGGGTATTATTGCGTCAGGTGATCAACATTATTGACGAAATCAACTTCGAGCAGTACCAAGAACGCCACGCCTTTGGTGATATTTACGAGAACATTCTCAAAAGCCTGCAAAGTGCTGGCAATGCAGGGGAGTTTTATACACCCCGTGCCGTGACTGATTTTATGGTCAAGATGATCCAGCCCAAATTGGGTGAGCGGATTGCGGATTTTGCCTGTGGTACAGGGGGCTTTTTAACTTCTGCCCTTAAGGAATTGGAGCAACAAGTCTCGTCCGTTTCTGACCGCACTTTGTTCAATAATTCGGTCTATGGCATTGAGAAAAAAGCCTTACCCCACCTGCTTTGTATCACTAATTTGCTCTTGCACGACATTGATAACCCCAATGTCCACCACGATAACGCCTTGGAAAAATCGGTCAAGGACTACACCGAAAAAGACAAGTTTGACGTGATTCTGATGAATCCCCCTTATGGCGGTTCAGAAATTGAGCAAATTAAAACCAACTTCCCAGCCCACTTGCGCTCCAGCGAAACAGCCGATCTCTTTATGTCGGTGATTATGTACCGTCTCAAGCAAAATGGGCGTGTAGCGATTGTCCTGCCCGATGGCTTTCTTTTTGGTACGGATAATGCCAAGGTGGCGATTAAGAAAAAGCTGATGAGCGAGATGAACCTGCACACAGTCGTCCGTCTGCCGCATAGTGTTTTTGCCCCTTATACATCAATTACTACCAATATTCTCTTTTTCGACAAGACCCAACCGACCAAAGAAACCTGGTTTTATCGCCTTGATATGCCCCAAGGTTATAAAAATTTCTCCAAAACCAAGCCGATGAAATTAGAGCATTTCCAAGAAGTGATGGATTGGTGGCATAACCGCCAAGCCATTGAAATTGACGGCTTTGATAAGGCTCGAGCCTTCACTTACCAAGAAATCGCCGACCGTCAATTTAACATTGATCTGTGTGGCTTCCCCCACGAAGAAGAAGAGATCCTGCCACCTGATGAGTTAATTAGTGCCTATCAGCAAAAACGCAGCGCCTTAAATGCCGATATTGACCGCATTTTGGAAGAGATTACGGGGATTTTGGGGATTAAGTTGTAA
- a CDS encoding glutathione-disulfide reductase, producing MTKHYDYVAIGGGSGGIASINRAASYGKKCAIIEAKHLGGTCVNVGCVPKKVMFYGAQVAEAIHRYAPDYGFDVEVKNFDYAKLVESRQAYISRIHTSYGNVLGKNQVDVIKGFGKFIDKNTLEVTLEDGSTETITAEHILIATGGRPARPNIPGTEHGIDSDGVFALDKLPKSVAIAGAGYIAVELAGVLNSLGVETHLFVRQHAPLRNQDPLIVETLVEVLAQDGITLHTQALPKELVKNADGSITFKLEDGREQTTETFVWAIGREPATDKIGLEKVGVETNSRGFIKVDKFQNTNVPGIYAVGDIIEGGIELTPVAVAAGRRLSERLFNNKPNEHLDYNLVPTVVFSHPPIGTVGLTEPQAIEQYGAENVKVYKSSFTAMYTAVTQHRQPCRMKLVCVGPEEKVVGLHGIGFGVDEMIQGFAVAIKMGATKADFDNTVAIHPTGSEEFVTMR from the coding sequence ATGACCAAACATTATGATTACGTCGCCATCGGCGGCGGCAGTGGTGGGATCGCCTCCATCAACCGTGCGGCCAGCTATGGCAAGAAATGTGCCATTATTGAAGCCAAACACCTGGGCGGTACCTGTGTAAACGTGGGCTGCGTGCCGAAAAAAGTGATGTTTTATGGTGCCCAAGTAGCCGAAGCCATCCACCGCTATGCCCCTGACTATGGCTTTGATGTGGAGGTGAAAAACTTCGACTATGCCAAATTGGTTGAAAGCCGTCAGGCCTACATTAGCCGTATCCACACCTCTTACGGTAATGTGCTAGGTAAAAACCAGGTGGATGTGATTAAGGGCTTCGGTAAATTTATCGACAAAAACACCCTGGAAGTTACCCTGGAAGATGGCTCAACAGAAACCATCACAGCCGAGCATATCCTGATTGCCACAGGCGGCCGTCCAGCCCGTCCTAACATTCCAGGCACAGAACACGGAATTGACTCTGACGGTGTCTTTGCCCTAGACAAACTGCCGAAGAGTGTGGCCATTGCAGGGGCGGGCTACATTGCCGTGGAACTGGCCGGCGTGCTTAACAGCCTGGGCGTGGAAACCCACCTCTTTGTTCGCCAACACGCCCCACTGCGGAATCAAGACCCGCTTATCGTGGAAACCTTGGTTGAGGTCTTGGCCCAAGATGGCATTACCCTCCATACTCAAGCTCTGCCAAAAGAATTGGTCAAAAATGCTGATGGTAGCATCACCTTTAAACTAGAAGATGGCCGTGAACAAACCACCGAAACCTTTGTCTGGGCCATCGGCCGGGAGCCGGCCACCGATAAGATCGGCCTGGAAAAGGTGGGTGTGGAAACCAACAGCCGTGGTTTTATCAAGGTGGACAAGTTCCAAAATACCAACGTACCAGGCATTTATGCCGTGGGCGATATTATTGAAGGCGGGATTGAGCTGACCCCTGTGGCCGTAGCTGCGGGCCGCCGCTTGTCCGAACGTCTCTTTAACAATAAGCCAAACGAGCATTTAGACTATAATCTAGTGCCGACCGTGGTCTTTAGCCACCCGCCAATCGGCACAGTGGGCTTAACCGAACCTCAAGCCATTGAGCAATATGGGGCGGAAAATGTGAAGGTTTATAAATCGTCCTTCACAGCCATGTACACTGCCGTTACCCAACACCGCCAACCTTGCCGCATGAAGCTAGTCTGCGTTGGCCCAGAGGAAAAAGTGGTTGGCCTACACGGCATTGGCTTTGGCGTGGATGAAATGATCCAGGGCTTTGCAGTGGCCATTAAGATGGGGGCGACCAAGGCAGACTTTGATAACACGGTGGCCATTCACCCAACAGGCTCGGAAGAGTTTGTGACCATGCGTTAA
- a CDS encoding restriction endonuclease subunit R, with the protein MSETDIRSKFITPALKNAGWVDRQISEEYSFKADKQFTDGQMVVDPKTKKASRQQGKRVDYLLYQSPNHKIAVVEAKDNKHTARDGLQQAMDYARLLDIPFAYSTNGDEFVEHDFLTGVQRTLPMEQFPTPDQLKQRWEKQYTPEELKIIQQPYYTSASDTFKEPRYYQEIAINRTIEAVAKGQKRILLVMATGTGKTYTAFQIIHRLKASGTKKKILFLADRNVLVDQPMTQDFKPFKDTMVKVSNKKLDSAFEVYLALYQQLDGSSENELFKQFQPSFFDLIIIDECHRGSAKEDSNWRAILDYFDQATHIGMTATPKETAYASNITYFGDPIYTYSLKQGIEDGFLAPYRVIRVDLDCDLRGWRPTKGMKDKDGSEIEDREYTVKDFDYNIILDDRTRLVAERISEFLRKTNRLDKTIVFCANINHAQRMVAELSRLNADMLQQNSKYVCQITGDQSGKATDLEQFCDVSNEDKDYPVIAVTSKLMTTGVDSKTCKLVVLDANIQSMTEFKQIIGRGTRLRTDAGKEFFTILDFRGVTRLFVDPAFDGEPVVIIDVPEGKPFDGEKIIEPIHPISPIPNVLESPSTNYKVPIVVQVGTLKLRILEEKVQYLNEQGELISEDIDVYSKREIQKDFPSYEQFQASWLASGTNIEKFYTDPKWMRALRNKSNLGDNVDDFDVLRSVSYNKPPLTKSQRADKVRLSQYIDQYPEENRQVLGLLLDEYVKSGTKDLAKTELLQTPTFSPLGGLVSIVKKFGGKALYQKAVQGLEKMIYSE; encoded by the coding sequence ATGTCTGAAACAGACATTCGTTCCAAATTTATCACGCCAGCCCTTAAAAATGCAGGCTGGGTTGATCGCCAAATCAGTGAAGAATATTCCTTTAAAGCCGATAAGCAATTTACTGATGGACAGATGGTGGTAGATCCCAAAACCAAAAAAGCCAGCCGTCAGCAGGGCAAACGAGTGGATTATCTACTCTATCAATCTCCTAATCATAAAATTGCTGTGGTGGAAGCCAAGGACAACAAGCACACTGCCCGAGATGGCTTGCAGCAAGCAATGGACTATGCCCGTTTGTTAGATATTCCCTTTGCCTACAGTACCAATGGCGATGAGTTTGTGGAACACGACTTTCTTACAGGTGTGCAGCGAACTCTGCCAATGGAGCAATTTCCTACGCCCGACCAACTCAAGCAACGCTGGGAAAAACAATATACACCTGAAGAACTGAAAATTATCCAACAGCCCTACTACACCAGTGCCAGCGATACCTTTAAAGAACCCCGTTATTACCAAGAAATTGCCATTAACCGCACCATTGAAGCGGTTGCCAAGGGGCAAAAGCGTATTTTATTGGTCATGGCAACCGGCACGGGCAAGACCTACACCGCCTTTCAGATTATCCACCGCCTAAAAGCCAGTGGTACCAAAAAGAAAATTCTCTTTTTGGCGGATCGCAATGTGCTGGTGGATCAACCTATGACCCAAGACTTCAAGCCCTTTAAGGACACCATGGTCAAGGTCAGCAATAAGAAGCTGGACAGTGCCTTTGAAGTTTATCTGGCACTTTATCAGCAACTGGACGGTTCAAGTGAAAACGAGCTTTTCAAACAATTCCAGCCGTCTTTTTTCGATCTGATCATTATTGATGAATGCCACCGTGGTTCAGCCAAGGAAGATTCCAACTGGCGAGCGATTTTGGACTATTTCGACCAAGCTACCCATATTGGTATGACGGCAACGCCTAAAGAAACTGCTTATGCCAGCAATATTACCTATTTTGGCGACCCCATTTACACCTACAGCCTAAAACAGGGCATTGAAGACGGTTTTCTTGCCCCTTATCGGGTAATTCGAGTGGACTTAGATTGCGACCTACGTGGATGGCGGCCGACCAAGGGAATGAAGGACAAGGACGGAAGTGAAATTGAAGATCGGGAATATACGGTCAAGGATTTCGACTACAACATAATCCTAGACGACCGCACCCGCCTTGTGGCAGAGCGGATTAGCGAATTTTTACGCAAAACCAACCGCTTGGACAAGACCATCGTCTTTTGTGCCAATATCAACCATGCCCAACGAATGGTGGCAGAACTCTCGCGCCTTAATGCCGATATGTTGCAGCAAAACTCCAAATATGTCTGCCAAATTACCGGCGATCAATCAGGCAAGGCAACCGATCTAGAACAATTCTGTGATGTTAGCAACGAAGACAAGGATTATCCTGTGATTGCAGTGACGTCCAAATTAATGACCACAGGCGTGGACAGTAAAACCTGCAAGCTGGTGGTACTCGATGCCAATATTCAGTCTATGACTGAATTTAAGCAAATCATCGGACGGGGCACTCGCTTACGCACGGATGCTGGCAAGGAATTTTTCACTATTTTAGACTTCCGTGGCGTAACTCGCCTATTTGTTGATCCCGCCTTTGATGGAGAGCCAGTTGTAATTATTGATGTACCCGAAGGAAAACCATTTGATGGTGAAAAAATAATAGAGCCAATACATCCAATTTCACCTATCCCTAATGTATTAGAAAGCCCTTCTACAAATTATAAGGTTCCTATTGTGGTTCAAGTAGGCACCCTTAAACTGAGAATTTTAGAGGAAAAAGTTCAATATTTAAATGAGCAGGGAGAATTGATTTCAGAAGACATTGATGTCTATTCCAAACGAGAAATCCAAAAAGACTTCCCAAGCTACGAGCAATTTCAAGCAAGCTGGCTTGCAAGCGGTACAAATATTGAGAAATTCTACACAGATCCCAAATGGATGCGAGCCCTACGCAATAAAAGCAATCTTGGAGACAACGTGGATGATTTTGATGTCCTCCGTTCGGTTTCCTACAACAAACCGCCACTCACTAAAAGTCAACGTGCTGACAAGGTACGCCTAAGCCAATATATCGACCAATACCCCGAAGAAAACCGCCAAGTGCTAGGGCTGCTTTTAGACGAATACGTCAAGTCAGGCACTAAAGATCTAGCCAAAACCGAACTGCTCCAAACGCCGACTTTTAGCCCACTGGGTGGCTTGGTTTCTATCGTCAAAAAATTTGGCGGCAAGGCACTGTATCAAAAGGCGGTGCAGGGCTTGGAAAAGATGATTTATTCGGAATAA
- a CDS encoding transcriptional regulator: MKLEQLTQLLKNLILQPKECEWLEFKHNYHSDEEIGERISALSNAACIYQQPFAYLVFGIEDKTHNILGTTFKPKSATVKSSKGKPSKEELEHWLVQRLNPRIDFTIEEFEYDGKLIALFKIPATYNQPVEFMHTAYIRVGSYTRKLSDFPEKARKIWKNNTSKVFEERIAWESADADKVIELLDSQSYFELMKQPYPTNRDSVLEKFTSEKFILANDDNSYDITNLGAMLFAKNLDNFEHLKRKSVRVIVYKGKNKLNTEREVIGNKGYAVGYENLIHWINGQLPSNEIIGQALREEIRMYPEIAIRELVANALIHQDFDERGFPMVEIFSDRIEISNAGIPLIIPERFIDEYQSRNEKLADVLRRARICEEKGSGIDKVITAVEIFQLPAPNFLIQEKHTKTILYAHKQLNEMDKKDKIRATYQHCCLCYVNNEKMTNQSLRERFKIDDKNAAIVSRIISEALTEGVIKNDDPDAKSKKYAKYIPYWA, encoded by the coding sequence ATGAAATTAGAACAATTAACTCAATTATTAAAAAACCTTATTCTTCAGCCTAAAGAATGTGAATGGCTTGAATTTAAGCATAACTATCATTCTGATGAAGAAATTGGGGAACGAATCTCCGCTTTATCAAATGCTGCTTGTATCTATCAACAGCCTTTTGCATATTTAGTGTTTGGTATTGAAGATAAAACACACAATATTTTAGGCACAACATTTAAACCTAAATCAGCAACGGTGAAAAGTTCTAAAGGAAAACCAAGTAAAGAAGAGCTTGAACACTGGTTAGTCCAACGATTGAATCCTAGGATTGATTTTACCATTGAAGAATTTGAATATGATGGTAAATTGATTGCACTTTTTAAAATTCCAGCCACCTATAATCAACCTGTTGAATTTATGCATACGGCATATATCCGAGTTGGTTCTTATACTCGTAAATTAAGTGATTTCCCAGAAAAGGCTCGAAAAATTTGGAAAAATAATACAAGCAAAGTTTTTGAGGAGCGTATTGCTTGGGAGTCTGCTGACGCAGATAAAGTAATAGAATTGCTTGATTCACAATCCTATTTTGAATTAATGAAACAGCCTTACCCCACGAATAGGGATAGTGTATTAGAGAAATTTACTTCTGAAAAATTTATTTTAGCTAATGATGATAATTCTTATGATATTACGAACCTTGGGGCAATGCTATTTGCCAAAAACCTAGATAATTTTGAACATTTAAAAAGGAAATCTGTTCGAGTTATTGTTTATAAGGGAAAAAATAAGCTCAATACGGAAAGAGAAGTAATTGGTAATAAAGGTTATGCGGTTGGTTATGAGAATTTGATCCATTGGATCAATGGACAATTACCTTCAAATGAAATTATCGGTCAAGCTTTACGCGAAGAAATTAGAATGTATCCTGAAATTGCAATTCGTGAATTAGTGGCAAATGCGTTAATTCATCAAGATTTTGATGAAAGAGGTTTTCCAATGGTTGAGATTTTTAGCGATCGTATTGAAATATCTAATGCAGGGATTCCACTGATTATTCCTGAGCGCTTTATTGATGAATATCAGTCTCGCAATGAAAAATTAGCGGATGTTTTACGGCGAGCAAGGATCTGTGAAGAAAAAGGGAGTGGTATAGATAAAGTGATTACCGCAGTTGAAATTTTCCAATTACCTGCTCCAAATTTCCTTATTCAGGAAAAACATACAAAAACAATCCTATATGCCCATAAACAACTCAATGAAATGGATAAAAAAGACAAAATTAGGGCGACTTATCAGCATTGCTGCTTGTGTTATGTAAATAATGAAAAAATGACCAATCAGTCGCTCAGGGAGCGTTTCAAAATTGATGACAAAAATGCAGCCATAGTCTCCCGTATCATCAGTGAAGCCTTAACAGAAGGTGTTATCAAGAATGATGATCCTGATGCGAAATCGAAGAAATATGCCAAATATATTCCTTATTGGGCATAG